In Streptomyces sp. SID8374, one genomic interval encodes:
- a CDS encoding LacI family DNA-binding transcriptional regulator, whose protein sequence is MAAARVRNGGRPTLEEVAARAGVGRGTASRVINGSPRVSEATREAVEAAVAELGYVPNRAARALAGNRTDAIALVVPEPETRFFAEPYFSAIVRGVGAALADTEMQLLLTLAGNDRERRRLAQYLTAHRVDGVLLVAVHADDPLPELLEQLGMPCVISGARHANEPLASVDSDNFEGARAAVDHLISRGRRSVATITGRLEVYGAQRRLDGYRAALAAAGLPPDERLIAPADFTEEGGARAMRELLARRPHLDAVFAASDVMAAGARQVLREADRRIPEDVALIGFDDSVVARHMHPALTSVRQPIEEMGRRMAQLLLEEIAGRTGERPTVVLPTELVVRDSS, encoded by the coding sequence ATGGCGGCAGCGCGAGTACGGAACGGCGGGCGGCCCACGCTCGAAGAGGTCGCGGCCCGGGCCGGCGTCGGCCGCGGCACCGCCTCCCGGGTCATCAACGGCTCGCCCCGGGTCAGCGAAGCGACCCGCGAGGCGGTCGAGGCGGCCGTCGCCGAACTGGGCTACGTCCCCAACCGCGCCGCCCGCGCCCTCGCCGGCAACCGCACCGACGCCATCGCGCTGGTCGTGCCGGAGCCGGAGACCCGCTTCTTCGCCGAACCGTACTTCTCCGCCATAGTCCGAGGCGTGGGCGCCGCCCTCGCCGACACCGAGATGCAGCTGCTCCTCACCCTCGCGGGCAACGACCGCGAGCGCCGCCGACTCGCCCAGTACCTGACGGCGCACCGGGTCGACGGGGTCCTCCTGGTCGCGGTGCACGCCGACGACCCGCTGCCCGAACTGCTGGAACAGCTGGGCATGCCCTGCGTGATCAGCGGCGCCCGGCACGCGAACGAGCCGCTGGCCTCGGTCGACTCGGACAACTTCGAGGGAGCGCGGGCCGCCGTCGACCACCTGATCTCCCGGGGCCGCCGCTCGGTCGCCACGATCACCGGCCGCCTGGAGGTCTACGGTGCCCAGCGCCGCCTCGACGGCTACCGCGCCGCCCTCGCCGCCGCGGGCCTGCCCCCGGACGAACGCCTCATCGCCCCCGCCGACTTCACCGAGGAGGGCGGCGCCCGGGCGATGCGCGAACTCCTGGCCCGCCGCCCCCACCTGGACGCGGTCTTCGCCGCCTCCGACGTGATGGCGGCCGGCGCCCGCCAGGTCCTGCGCGAGGCGGACCGGCGCATCCCCGAGGACGTGGCCCTGATCGGCTTCGACGACTCGGTGGTCGCCCGCCATATGCACCCGGCCCTCACCAGCGTCCGCCAGCCGATCGAGGAGATGGGCCGCCGGATGGCCCAGCTCCTGCTGGAGGAGATCGCGGGGCGGACGGGGGAGCGGCCGACGGTGGTGCTGCCCACGGAGCTGGTGGTGCGGGACTCCTCGTGA
- a CDS encoding helix-turn-helix domain-containing protein, protein MSQDSATATEAARKLTGRRRREVVAVLLFSGGPIFESSIPLSVFGIDRQDAGVPRYRLLVCGGEDGPLRTTGGLELTTPYGLEAISRAGTVVVPAWRSITSPPPAEALDALRRAHEEGARIVGLCTGAFVLAAAGLLDGRPATTHWMYAPTLAKRYPSVHVDPRELFVDDGDVLTSAGTAAGIDLCLHIVRTDHGTEAAGALARRLVVPPRRSGGQERYLDRSLPEEIGSDPLAEVVAWALEHLHEQFDVETLAARAYMSRRTFDRRFRSLTGSAPLQWLITQRVLQAQRLLETSDYSVDEVAGRCGFRSPVALRGHFRRQLGSSPAAYRAAYRARRPQGVAESAATVLETVVPSQGSPSGRRSAPAPSGAPVPVSASAGSSEHSLPVPDAYVPGRPALPGQRSAP, encoded by the coding sequence ATGAGCCAGGACTCCGCCACCGCGACGGAGGCCGCACGCAAGCTGACCGGGCGGCGACGCCGGGAAGTCGTTGCCGTGCTGCTCTTCAGCGGCGGCCCTATCTTCGAGAGCTCCATCCCGCTCTCCGTTTTCGGAATCGACCGGCAGGACGCGGGAGTTCCCCGCTACCGCCTGCTGGTGTGCGGCGGCGAGGACGGACCGCTGCGCACGACGGGTGGACTCGAACTGACCACGCCGTACGGCCTGGAGGCGATCAGCAGGGCAGGCACCGTGGTGGTGCCCGCCTGGCGGTCGATCACCTCGCCGCCGCCCGCCGAGGCACTGGACGCGCTGCGGCGCGCCCATGAGGAGGGCGCCCGCATCGTCGGCCTGTGCACGGGAGCCTTCGTGCTCGCGGCGGCCGGACTGCTGGACGGCCGACCCGCCACCACGCACTGGATGTACGCGCCGACGCTGGCCAAGCGCTATCCGTCGGTGCACGTCGATCCGCGCGAACTCTTCGTGGACGACGGCGATGTGCTCACCTCCGCCGGCACGGCGGCGGGTATCGACCTCTGCCTCCATATAGTCCGCACCGACCACGGCACGGAGGCGGCGGGCGCGCTCGCCCGCAGGCTCGTCGTGCCGCCGCGGCGCAGCGGCGGGCAGGAGCGCTACCTGGACAGGTCTTTACCTGAAGAGATCGGCTCCGACCCGCTCGCCGAGGTCGTGGCCTGGGCGCTGGAGCATCTGCACGAGCAGTTCGACGTGGAGACGCTCGCGGCGCGCGCCTACATGAGCAGGCGGACCTTCGACCGCAGGTTCCGCTCGCTCACGGGGAGCGCACCGCTCCAGTGGCTGATCACCCAGCGGGTGCTCCAGGCACAGCGGCTGCTGGAGACCTCCGACTACTCGGTCGACGAGGTCGCCGGCCGCTGCGGCTTCCGCTCACCGGTCGCGCTGCGCGGGCACTTCCGCCGCCAGCTCGGCTCCTCCCCCGCCGCGTACCGGGCCGCCTACCGGGCCCGTCGTCCGCAGGGGGTGGCGGAGAGCGCCGCGACGGTGCTGGAGACGGTCGTGCCCAGCCAGGGCTCGCCGTCCGGCCGCAGGAGCGCCCCGGCGCCCTCCGGTGCTCCGGTCCCCGTATCGGCGTCGGCGGGCTCCTCGGAGCACTCGCTGCCGGTCCCTGACGCGTACGTTCCCGGGCGCCCGGCCCTGCCGGGACAGCGGAGCGCCCCGTAG
- a CDS encoding TerD family protein produces the protein MVKGANVGLAALSENVGSVVVGLGWSSATGEGDADVSVLLLDGDGKVRSDDDFCFYNNPVAGSGSVQLLGKTPTADGSEDRISFDLDAVPQEIDKVVVAASRYGGSRFGELHDLRLTLADGAGDSLVRFAVEEADEVSAVIFGELYRRSGEWKFRAVGQGYASGLAGLATDYGVDIDDDAAEEAPEQGEHEQEPDEGPPETDADGATGAGAPPAAPEVRVPGQATAARAEEAPPAPDPLTPPKPARRPRTAKKKVTLPRTTRKSLADNESWRSARLFPVSALKSDRERETRATSVVLSVMAQVPEFGRRLTAGFGAPAGRMETYTEVTLPHGESPRRPDGVVRVERAGKLWTALVETKTNGNALKPDQVQAYMDIAARRGYEAVITLSNDVALEGSPLVDVRIDGRRKHKVALWHLSWAEVVHQAQMLIRHEGVGNAAHAWLLQELLHYLQHENSGCHGFQNMGAAWVPVRRGIDEETLCQGDARALEVIENWERLVRQVCLRLGGELGQKVLPVQRTRRGSDPRIRRTELADHLCEQGRLNAEIRIEGTPGVLAITADLRTGKLRTSIEVPSAEPGYPLSRVKRLIRRLSEAPADLHIETLVEGQGTGPRGTLERLRPEPADIVPKDGAQITGFRLSLFKGMGTGRGSAETGFIRSVDEAVDRFHAQVVAQVEAPAARRTRSEAPTG, from the coding sequence ATGGTCAAGGGCGCCAACGTCGGTCTGGCGGCGCTGAGCGAGAACGTCGGCTCGGTGGTGGTCGGCCTGGGCTGGAGCAGCGCTACGGGGGAGGGCGACGCGGACGTCTCCGTCCTCCTCCTCGACGGCGACGGCAAGGTCCGCAGCGACGACGACTTCTGCTTCTACAACAACCCCGTGGCCGGCAGCGGAAGCGTGCAGTTGCTCGGCAAGACACCCACGGCCGACGGCAGCGAGGACCGGATCAGCTTCGATCTGGACGCCGTGCCGCAGGAGATCGACAAGGTGGTCGTCGCCGCCAGCCGCTACGGCGGATCCCGCTTCGGCGAGCTGCACGACCTCCGCCTCACCCTCGCCGACGGCGCGGGCGACAGCCTGGTCCGGTTCGCCGTCGAGGAGGCCGACGAGGTCAGCGCGGTGATCTTCGGCGAGCTCTACCGGCGGTCGGGGGAGTGGAAGTTCCGGGCCGTCGGCCAGGGGTACGCATCGGGGCTCGCCGGGCTGGCGACCGACTACGGCGTGGATATCGACGACGACGCGGCGGAAGAGGCGCCGGAGCAGGGCGAGCATGAGCAGGAGCCCGACGAGGGGCCGCCGGAGACTGACGCGGACGGTGCCACGGGCGCGGGTGCGCCGCCCGCCGCCCCGGAGGTCCGGGTCCCCGGCCAGGCCACCGCCGCCCGCGCGGAAGAGGCGCCCCCGGCTCCGGACCCGCTCACCCCGCCCAAACCCGCACGCCGTCCCCGTACGGCGAAGAAGAAGGTCACCCTCCCCCGTACGACCAGGAAGAGCCTCGCCGACAACGAGTCGTGGCGGTCGGCCCGGCTGTTCCCCGTCTCCGCGCTCAAGAGCGACCGCGAGCGCGAGACCCGGGCCACCTCGGTCGTCCTGTCGGTGATGGCGCAGGTGCCGGAGTTCGGCCGCCGCCTCACCGCCGGGTTCGGCGCCCCGGCCGGCCGGATGGAGACGTACACCGAGGTGACCCTGCCGCACGGGGAGTCGCCCCGGCGCCCGGACGGGGTGGTCCGGGTGGAGCGGGCGGGCAAGCTGTGGACGGCGCTCGTCGAGACCAAGACCAACGGGAACGCGCTCAAGCCCGACCAGGTGCAGGCGTACATGGACATCGCCGCCCGCCGGGGGTACGAGGCCGTGATCACGCTCTCCAACGATGTGGCGCTCGAAGGCAGTCCGCTCGTCGACGTGCGGATCGACGGCCGGCGCAAGCACAAGGTGGCCCTCTGGCACCTGTCCTGGGCCGAGGTCGTGCACCAGGCGCAGATGCTGATCCGCCACGAGGGCGTCGGCAACGCCGCCCACGCCTGGCTGCTCCAGGAGCTGCTGCACTACCTCCAGCACGAGAACTCCGGCTGCCACGGCTTCCAGAACATGGGCGCGGCCTGGGTCCCGGTCCGCCGGGGCATCGACGAGGAGACCCTGTGCCAGGGCGACGCCCGGGCCCTGGAGGTCATCGAGAACTGGGAGCGCCTGGTCCGCCAGGTCTGTCTGCGGCTCGGCGGTGAGCTGGGGCAGAAGGTCCTGCCGGTCCAGCGCACCCGGCGCGGCTCCGATCCGCGCATCCGCCGCACCGAGCTCGCCGACCACCTCTGCGAGCAGGGGCGGCTGAACGCCGAGATCCGGATCGAGGGCACCCCGGGCGTCCTGGCGATCACCGCCGACCTGCGCACCGGCAAGCTCCGTACGTCGATCGAGGTCCCGTCCGCCGAGCCGGGCTACCCCCTCAGCCGGGTCAAGCGGCTGATCCGGCGCCTCTCCGAGGCCCCCGCCGACCTGCACATCGAGACGCTCGTCGAGGGCCAAGGCACCGGGCCGCGCGGCACGCTGGAGCGGCTGCGCCCGGAGCCCGCCGACATCGTCCCCAAAGACGGGGCGCAGATCACCGGCTTCCGGCTCTCCCTCTTCAAGGGCATGGGTACCGGCCGGGGCAGCGCCGAGACCGGTTTCATCCGCAGTGTCGACGAGGCGGTGGACCGCTTCCACGCCCAGGTCGTCGCCCAGGTGGAGGCCCCGGCCGCCCGCCGTACCCGGAGCGAGGCGCCGACCGGCTGA
- a CDS encoding universal stress protein → MAGHEIPEPKDRKQVADPRSEPRTVEEGRHACDPAFRHGVVVGFDGSTSSERALAYAIGMAGRSGSGLIIVHVANRLPTTVWAGCEPPVFVDVPDHRTEVLGLELACADYLSDVPWVLVERGGDICHELEEVGREYSADAIVVGSTHGIVGRIFGSVAGRLARRAQRPVVVIP, encoded by the coding sequence ATGGCCGGTCACGAAATCCCTGAACCCAAAGACCGCAAGCAGGTAGCCGACCCCCGGTCGGAGCCGCGGACGGTCGAAGAAGGACGCCATGCGTGCGATCCCGCCTTCCGGCACGGAGTGGTGGTCGGCTTCGACGGCTCCACCTCCAGCGAGCGGGCCCTCGCCTACGCCATCGGCATGGCCGGCAGATCGGGCTCGGGCCTGATCATCGTCCACGTCGCCAACCGGCTCCCGACGACGGTCTGGGCAGGCTGCGAGCCCCCCGTCTTCGTCGACGTCCCCGACCACCGCACCGAGGTCCTCGGCCTGGAGCTGGCCTGCGCGGACTACCTCTCCGACGTCCCCTGGGTGCTGGTGGAGCGCGGCGGCGACATCTGCCACGAGCTGGAGGAGGTCGGCCGCGAGTATTCCGCCGACGCCATCGTCGTCGGCTCCACGCACGGCATCGTCGGCCGCATCTTCGGCTCGGTGGCGGGCCGCCTCGCCCGCCGCGCCCAGCGCCCGGTCGTCGTCATCCCCTGA
- a CDS encoding GH1 family beta-glucosidase, translating into MTAVRSETAPQQAASAPAPFPTGFIWGAATAAYQVEGAAAENGRTPSIWDTFSHTPGKVQNGDTGDVAADHFHRYRDDVALMKRLGLKAYRFSVSWSRVQPTGRGPAVERGLDFYRSLVDELLAAGITPVATLYHWDLPQELEDAGGWPERATAERFADYAAIMARALGDRVGMWTTLNEPWCTAFLGYGSGVHAPGRTESAAALRAAHHLNLAHGRATEALRANLPAAAQTSVTLNLHQVRPLTGSEADADAARRIDAVGNRIFTGPMLKGAYPEDLLTDTERIVNWPELIHDGDLAAIAAPIDVLGVNYYTPTIVSTPASGAGDTRNDGHGNSDHSPWPGSEHVAFHLAEGKPRTAMNWSVDPDGLHALLMDVTRENPGLPLMVTENGAAFEDTVAADGQVHDPERIAYLHGHLAAVQRAVADGADVRGYFLWSLMDNFEWGYGYAKRFGAVHIDYETQLRTPKASAHWYSEVIARHGLPPEA; encoded by the coding sequence ATGACAGCAGTACGATCCGAAACAGCTCCGCAGCAGGCAGCCTCCGCCCCCGCCCCCTTCCCGACGGGCTTCATCTGGGGCGCCGCCACGGCCGCGTACCAGGTGGAAGGGGCGGCCGCCGAGAACGGCCGCACCCCCTCCATCTGGGACACCTTCAGCCACACCCCCGGCAAGGTGCAGAACGGCGACACCGGAGACGTGGCCGCCGACCACTTCCACCGCTACCGCGACGACGTCGCCCTGATGAAGCGGCTCGGCCTCAAGGCGTACCGCTTCTCCGTCTCCTGGTCCCGCGTCCAGCCCACCGGCCGGGGCCCCGCCGTCGAACGCGGCCTGGACTTCTACCGCTCGCTCGTCGACGAGCTGCTGGCGGCCGGCATCACGCCCGTCGCCACGCTCTACCACTGGGACCTGCCCCAGGAGCTGGAGGACGCGGGCGGCTGGCCCGAGCGCGCGACGGCCGAACGGTTCGCCGACTACGCGGCCATCATGGCCCGTGCGCTCGGCGACCGGGTCGGGATGTGGACGACGCTCAACGAGCCCTGGTGCACGGCCTTCCTCGGTTACGGCTCCGGGGTCCACGCCCCCGGCCGCACCGAATCGGCCGCCGCACTGCGGGCCGCCCACCACCTCAACCTGGCCCACGGCCGGGCGACCGAGGCGCTGCGCGCCAACCTCCCCGCTGCCGCGCAGACCTCGGTCACCCTCAACCTCCACCAGGTGCGCCCGCTGACCGGCAGTGAGGCGGACGCGGACGCGGCGCGCCGGATCGACGCGGTGGGCAACCGGATCTTCACGGGCCCGATGCTGAAGGGCGCGTACCCGGAAGACCTGCTGACCGACACCGAACGCATCGTGAACTGGCCGGAGTTGATCCACGACGGGGACCTCGCCGCCATCGCCGCCCCCATCGACGTGCTCGGCGTCAACTACTACACGCCCACGATCGTCTCCACGCCCGCCTCCGGCGCCGGTGACACCCGCAACGACGGCCACGGCAACAGCGACCACTCGCCGTGGCCGGGCTCGGAGCACGTCGCGTTCCACCTGGCCGAGGGCAAGCCGCGTACGGCCATGAACTGGTCGGTCGACCCGGACGGCCTCCACGCCCTCCTCATGGACGTCACCCGCGAGAACCCGGGCCTGCCGCTGATGGTCACCGAGAACGGCGCTGCCTTCGAGGACACCGTGGCCGCGGACGGCCAGGTCCACGACCCGGAGCGGATCGCCTATCTGCACGGCCATCTCGCCGCCGTACAGCGGGCGGTGGCCGACGGGGCCGACGTACGCGGCTACTTCCTCTGGTCGCTGATGGACAACTTCGAGTGGGGGTACGGCTATGCGAAGCGGTTCGGCGCGGTGCACATCGACTACGAGACCCAGCTCCGCACCCCCAAGGCGAGCGCGCACTGGTACAGCGAGGTGATCGCACGGCACGGGCTGCCGCCGGAGGCGTGA
- the orn gene encoding oligoribonuclease, with protein MNDRMVWIDCEMTGLSLTDDALIEVAALVTDSELNVLGDGVDIVIRPPDAALETMPEVVRQMHTASGLLDELAGGTTLADAEEQVLAYVREHVKEPGKAPLCGNSVSTDRGFLARDMQKLEGYLHYRIVDVSSIKELARRWYPRAYFNSPEKNGNHRALADIRDSIAELRYYREAVFVPQPGPDSERAKEIAARHVVRTTP; from the coding sequence ATGAACGACCGCATGGTGTGGATCGACTGCGAGATGACCGGGCTCTCGTTGACGGACGACGCACTCATCGAGGTGGCCGCCCTGGTCACCGACTCGGAGTTGAACGTGCTCGGCGACGGGGTGGACATCGTGATCCGCCCGCCGGACGCGGCCCTGGAGACCATGCCCGAGGTGGTGCGGCAGATGCACACCGCCTCGGGCCTCCTCGACGAGCTGGCCGGGGGCACCACCCTGGCCGACGCCGAGGAGCAGGTCCTGGCGTACGTCCGCGAGCATGTGAAGGAGCCGGGCAAGGCCCCGCTCTGCGGAAACTCGGTCTCCACCGACCGCGGCTTCCTGGCGCGGGACATGCAGAAGCTGGAGGGGTACCTCCACTACCGCATCGTGGACGTGTCCTCGATCAAGGAGCTGGCCCGCCGCTGGTATCCCCGGGCGTATTTCAACAGCCCGGAGAAGAACGGCAACCACCGGGCGCTGGCGGACATCCGCGACTCCATCGCGGAGCTGCGGTACTACCGGGAGGCGGTCTTCGTGCCGCAGCCCGGCCCGGACTCGGAGCGCGCCAAGGAGATCGCGGCGCGCCACGTGGTCCGCACCACACCGTAG
- a CDS encoding carbohydrate ABC transporter permease — protein sequence MTMTSPTPTAPVRLAPSPTGGRPDRPSRFRMGAGQQMKGGPFAYIALAVVGFGSLLPLYWTLVAASRTQDEVLASTPPFLPGGQLVENVRTAWEQANLGKAIVNSIIVSSSITAATLFFCTLAGYAFAKMRFRGRGWLMTAVIATLTIPPQLSVVPLFMMMSGLGWGGQLESVIFPTLVSAFGVFFMRQYLIEALPYELIEAAKIDGANNFRIVVSVVLPVARPAMMVLGMLTFVQAWNDFFWPYLALNQQNPTLQVALGQLSASYTPDQSIVMAGALISTLPLLLVFVLFGKKIVGGIMSGAVKG from the coding sequence ATGACCATGACCAGCCCCACACCCACCGCCCCCGTGCGGCTCGCGCCGTCCCCGACGGGCGGCCGGCCGGACCGCCCGAGCCGCTTCAGGATGGGCGCGGGCCAGCAGATGAAGGGCGGCCCGTTCGCGTACATCGCGCTCGCCGTCGTCGGCTTCGGCTCGCTGCTGCCGCTGTACTGGACCCTGGTGGCGGCCTCCCGTACCCAGGACGAAGTCCTCGCCTCCACACCGCCGTTCCTCCCGGGCGGCCAGCTCGTGGAGAACGTCCGGACGGCCTGGGAGCAGGCCAACCTCGGCAAGGCGATCGTCAACAGCATCATCGTCTCGTCGTCCATCACGGCCGCGACGCTCTTCTTCTGCACGCTCGCCGGATATGCCTTCGCCAAGATGCGCTTCCGGGGCCGGGGCTGGCTGATGACCGCCGTCATCGCCACGCTCACGATCCCGCCGCAGCTCAGCGTGGTCCCGCTCTTCATGATGATGTCCGGCCTCGGCTGGGGCGGCCAGCTCGAATCGGTGATCTTCCCGACGCTGGTGAGCGCGTTCGGCGTGTTCTTCATGCGCCAGTACCTGATCGAGGCGCTGCCGTACGAGCTGATCGAGGCGGCCAAGATCGACGGGGCGAACAACTTCCGCATCGTGGTGAGCGTGGTGCTGCCGGTGGCCCGCCCCGCGATGATGGTGCTCGGGATGCTCACCTTCGTCCAGGCGTGGAACGACTTCTTCTGGCCCTACCTCGCCCTGAACCAGCAGAACCCCACCCTTCAGGTGGCCCTCGGCCAGCTCAGCGCCTCGTACACCCCCGACCAGTCCATCGTCATGGCGGGCGCGCTGATCAGCACGCTGCCGCTGCTGCTGGTCTTCGTGCTCTTCGGCAAGAAGATCGTCGGCGGGATCATGTCGGGTGCGGTCAAGGGCTGA
- a CDS encoding lytic polysaccharide monooxygenase auxiliary activity family 9 protein, with product MRRKITALLLGLGVAGASLLATSGSAQSHGYTDSPISRQQLCGNGTVRNCGQIQWEPPSVEGPKGFPAGGPRDGLICAGGNQRFAELDDPRGGAWPASAVRAGQSHTFRWRITARHATTDFRYYVTKDGYNPAKPLTRADLEPQPFLTVPFGGRQPGATVTHDGTLPQKSGRHLILGVWTIADTGNAFYACSDVTF from the coding sequence ATGCGCAGAAAGATCACCGCCTTACTCCTCGGCCTCGGCGTCGCCGGGGCCTCCCTGCTGGCCACCTCCGGCAGCGCACAGAGCCACGGCTACACCGATTCGCCCATCAGCCGGCAGCAGCTCTGCGGCAACGGGACCGTCCGCAACTGCGGGCAGATCCAGTGGGAGCCGCCGAGCGTCGAAGGCCCCAAGGGGTTCCCGGCCGGCGGCCCCCGGGACGGGCTGATCTGCGCCGGAGGCAACCAGCGCTTCGCCGAGCTGGACGACCCGCGCGGCGGGGCCTGGCCCGCCTCCGCCGTACGGGCCGGGCAGAGCCACACGTTCCGGTGGCGGATCACCGCCCGGCACGCCACGACCGACTTCCGGTACTACGTCACCAAGGACGGCTACAACCCCGCGAAGCCGCTCACGCGCGCCGATCTGGAGCCGCAGCCGTTCCTCACGGTGCCGTTCGGCGGCCGGCAGCCGGGTGCCACGGTCACCCATGACGGCACCCTGCCGCAGAAGTCGGGCAGGCACCTGATCCTCGGCGTCTGGACCATCGCGGACACCGGCAACGCGTTCTACGCCTGCTCCGACGTCACGTTCTGA
- a CDS encoding sugar ABC transporter permease produces the protein MATSTPTRDAYASPPREPQKEPPSERRQLWRSRLWRFDDKASPYAYIAPFFLVFGAFGLYPLLYTGWIALHRVEMTGLDTMEWVGWENFDKILHDPEFWTSVSNTFLIGVISTVPQLLVALGLAHLLNYRLRASTFWRTIILTPYATSVASAALVFALVFRADGGLLNWTLGLVGFDPVNWANGHWTSKLAISIIVIWRWTGYNALIYLAAMQAVPNDLYEAASLDGASRWQQFLKVTIPSLRPTILFTIVISTIGSMQLFGEPLLLEGGAMGATGGNENQYETLSIYLYNYGWNLGHLGPAAAVAWAMLALLLLIAGVNWLIGRYVRTSDSAV, from the coding sequence GTGGCAACCTCGACCCCCACCCGGGACGCGTACGCATCCCCGCCCCGCGAACCGCAGAAGGAACCACCGTCCGAGCGGCGGCAGTTGTGGCGCAGTCGGCTGTGGCGGTTCGACGACAAGGCGTCCCCGTACGCGTACATAGCGCCGTTCTTCCTGGTCTTCGGCGCCTTCGGCCTCTACCCGCTCCTCTACACCGGCTGGATCGCCCTGCACCGGGTGGAGATGACCGGCCTGGACACCATGGAGTGGGTGGGCTGGGAGAACTTCGACAAGATCCTGCACGACCCGGAGTTCTGGACCTCGGTCAGCAACACCTTCCTGATCGGCGTCATCTCCACCGTCCCGCAGCTCCTGGTGGCCCTCGGCCTCGCCCACCTCCTCAACTACCGCCTGCGCGCAAGCACGTTCTGGCGCACGATCATCCTGACGCCGTACGCGACCTCGGTCGCCTCGGCCGCCCTCGTCTTCGCACTGGTCTTCCGGGCGGACGGCGGACTGCTCAACTGGACGCTCGGCCTCGTCGGCTTCGACCCGGTCAACTGGGCCAACGGACACTGGACTTCGAAGCTCGCGATCTCGATCATCGTGATCTGGCGCTGGACCGGCTACAACGCGCTGATCTACCTCGCGGCCATGCAGGCGGTCCCCAACGACCTCTACGAAGCGGCCTCGTTGGACGGCGCCTCGCGCTGGCAGCAGTTCCTCAAGGTGACCATCCCCTCGCTGCGGCCGACGATCCTGTTCACGATCGTCATCTCGACCATCGGCTCCATGCAGCTGTTCGGTGAGCCGCTGCTGCTGGAGGGCGGCGCGATGGGCGCCACCGGCGGCAACGAGAACCAGTACGAGACGCTCAGCATCTACCTCTACAACTACGGCTGGAACCTCGGCCATCTCGGTCCGGCCGCCGCCGTCGCCTGGGCGATGCTGGCACTGCTGCTCCTCATCGCAGGCGTCAACTGGCTCATCGGCCGCTACGTCCGCACGTCCGATTCCGCGGTCTGA